A single window of Grus americana isolate bGruAme1 chromosome 6, bGruAme1.mat, whole genome shotgun sequence DNA harbors:
- the MARCO gene encoding macrophage receptor MARCO isoform X1, which produces MATQNSEDPAAPWISTDLQSGRRPCDGDCPVPQRGQHVAAAAWVQRALPSAYRWLSPAGLEPRIQRKPSTCCARAALGIYLLLLTAGQGLLVYKVFKMQREIMKFQEQNTSYTEEILESSFANKLLLERSSTGKYVGREENWRRNLEEEITIIKSSNAKLMVLMNNITRFAGPPGRKGDPGPPGLQGPPGRKGEQGIQGMHGLQGAKGSKGDPGPAGPSGEPGARGEKGEMGLAGLQGPKGEMGRKGDPGLHGPMGPQGQKGDPGQPGFKGIKGEPGHPGQKGAPGITGQLGPMGVPGLDGRPGQKGEKGDPGPSGNPGTPGTAGLRGEKGERGETGLPGQKGTKGDQGLPGIQGITGEKGSKGDYGSRGQKGEPGLKGTKGDRGFSGSPGTKGSKGEKGEGNFNHFIRIAEGGRRGRVEIFYQGSWGTICDDGWGNQDGGVVCRMLGYSRVVSTFTARPGTGQIWLDDVNCSGNEYSIFDCPKPKWGVNNCSHNEDAGVECA; this is translated from the exons ATGGCCACGCAAAACAGCGAAGACCCAGCAGCCCCGTGGATAAGCACAGACCTGCAGTCTGGAAGAAGACCGTGTGATGGGGACTGCCCTGTCCCTCAGAGAGGGCAGCACGTGGCGGCGGCAGCATGGGTGCAGAGGGCTCTGCCCAGCGCCTACCGATGGCTCTCACCTGCGGGCTTGG AGCCTCGAATCCAAAGAAAGCCATCCACATGCTGTGCTCGGGCAGCTCTCGGCATCTACCTGCTGCTACTGACGgctggccaggggctgctggtgTACAAAG tgtTTAAGATGCAGAGAGAGATAATGAAATTTCAAGAACAAAATACCTCCTATACAGAAGAGATTCTGGAAAGCTCCTTTGCCAACAAACTGCTTTTGGAGAGAAGCTCTACAGGGAAGTACGTGGGACGTGAAGAAAACTGGAGGAGAAACTTAGAAGAGGAAATCACCATAATTAAAAGCAGCAATGCAAAGCTGATGGTACTGATGAACAACATCACTCGTTTTGCAG ggCCTCCTGGACGCAAAGGAGATCCTGGTCCACCAG GGCTACAGGGACCACcggggagaaagggagaacaAGGAATCCAAG GCATGCATGGACTGCAGGGCGCGAAGGGGAGTAAAGGAGatcctggtcctgctggccccAGTGGTGAACCAGGAGcgagaggagaaaaaggagagatgGGGCTTGCAG GTCTTCAAGGACCTAAAGGTGAAATGGGCAGGAAGGGAGATCCCGGGCTCCATGGACCCATGGGTCCTCAGGGACAGAAGGGAGACCCAGGACAGCCAGGTTTCAAAG GTATCAAGGGGGAGCCTGGACATCCTGGGCAGAAAGGAGCGCCAG GCATCACTGGACAACTGGGACCCATGGGAGTTCCTGGCCTCGATGGCAGACCTGGTCAgaaaggggagaagggggaCCCTGGACCCAGTGGTAATCCAG gaacACCAGGCACTGCAGGACTCAGAggtgaaaagggagagagaggagaaacag GTCTTCCAGGGCAAAAGGGAACAAAGGGAGACCAGGGCCTGCCAG GCATCCAAGGCATAACTGGTGAAAAAGGAAGCAAGGGTGATTATGGCAGTCGTGGTCAAAAAGGAGAACCGGGACTAAAAGGCACAAAGGGAGACCGTGGATTCTCTG GTTCCCCAGGAACGAAAGGGAGCAAAGGTGAAAAGGGAGAAG GCAACTTCAATCATTTTATTCGAATCGcagaagggggaaggaggggccGCGTGGAAATCTTTTACCAAGGGTCCTGGGGAACAATATGTGATGATGGCTGGGGCAACCAAGATGGCGGCGTGGTTTGCCGAATGCTGGGATACAGCCGTGTGGTCTCCACCTTCACAGCAAGACCAG GCACTGGACAAATTTGGCTTGATGATGTGAATTGCAGTGGGAATGAATATTCAATTTTTGACTGTCCAAAGCCCAAGTGGGGTGTGAACAACTGCTCCCACAACGAGGACGCTGGGGTGGAGTGCGCTTGA
- the MARCO gene encoding macrophage receptor MARCO isoform X2, with translation MTVKDKWEDGNSSDTNTFSISDKIGFASAATTTFQISEPRIQRKPSTCCARAALGIYLLLLTAGQGLLVYKVFKMQREIMKFQEQNTSYTEEILESSFANKLLLERSSTGKYVGREENWRRNLEEEITIIKSSNAKLMVLMNNITRFAGPPGRKGDPGPPGLQGPPGRKGEQGIQGMHGLQGAKGSKGDPGPAGPSGEPGARGEKGEMGLAGLQGPKGEMGRKGDPGLHGPMGPQGQKGDPGQPGFKGIKGEPGHPGQKGAPGITGQLGPMGVPGLDGRPGQKGEKGDPGPSGNPGTPGTAGLRGEKGERGETGLPGQKGTKGDQGLPGIQGITGEKGSKGDYGSRGQKGEPGLKGTKGDRGFSGSPGTKGSKGEKGEGNFNHFIRIAEGGRRGRVEIFYQGSWGTICDDGWGNQDGGVVCRMLGYSRVVSTFTARPGTGQIWLDDVNCSGNEYSIFDCPKPKWGVNNCSHNEDAGVECA, from the exons ATGACTGTTAAAGACAAATGGGAAGATGGAAATTCAAGTGATACGAAcactttcagtatttcagacaAGATTGGGTTTGCCTCAGCTGCTACTACAACCTTTCAGATAAGTG AGCCTCGAATCCAAAGAAAGCCATCCACATGCTGTGCTCGGGCAGCTCTCGGCATCTACCTGCTGCTACTGACGgctggccaggggctgctggtgTACAAAG tgtTTAAGATGCAGAGAGAGATAATGAAATTTCAAGAACAAAATACCTCCTATACAGAAGAGATTCTGGAAAGCTCCTTTGCCAACAAACTGCTTTTGGAGAGAAGCTCTACAGGGAAGTACGTGGGACGTGAAGAAAACTGGAGGAGAAACTTAGAAGAGGAAATCACCATAATTAAAAGCAGCAATGCAAAGCTGATGGTACTGATGAACAACATCACTCGTTTTGCAG ggCCTCCTGGACGCAAAGGAGATCCTGGTCCACCAG GGCTACAGGGACCACcggggagaaagggagaacaAGGAATCCAAG GCATGCATGGACTGCAGGGCGCGAAGGGGAGTAAAGGAGatcctggtcctgctggccccAGTGGTGAACCAGGAGcgagaggagaaaaaggagagatgGGGCTTGCAG GTCTTCAAGGACCTAAAGGTGAAATGGGCAGGAAGGGAGATCCCGGGCTCCATGGACCCATGGGTCCTCAGGGACAGAAGGGAGACCCAGGACAGCCAGGTTTCAAAG GTATCAAGGGGGAGCCTGGACATCCTGGGCAGAAAGGAGCGCCAG GCATCACTGGACAACTGGGACCCATGGGAGTTCCTGGCCTCGATGGCAGACCTGGTCAgaaaggggagaagggggaCCCTGGACCCAGTGGTAATCCAG gaacACCAGGCACTGCAGGACTCAGAggtgaaaagggagagagaggagaaacag GTCTTCCAGGGCAAAAGGGAACAAAGGGAGACCAGGGCCTGCCAG GCATCCAAGGCATAACTGGTGAAAAAGGAAGCAAGGGTGATTATGGCAGTCGTGGTCAAAAAGGAGAACCGGGACTAAAAGGCACAAAGGGAGACCGTGGATTCTCTG GTTCCCCAGGAACGAAAGGGAGCAAAGGTGAAAAGGGAGAAG GCAACTTCAATCATTTTATTCGAATCGcagaagggggaaggaggggccGCGTGGAAATCTTTTACCAAGGGTCCTGGGGAACAATATGTGATGATGGCTGGGGCAACCAAGATGGCGGCGTGGTTTGCCGAATGCTGGGATACAGCCGTGTGGTCTCCACCTTCACAGCAAGACCAG GCACTGGACAAATTTGGCTTGATGATGTGAATTGCAGTGGGAATGAATATTCAATTTTTGACTGTCCAAAGCCCAAGTGGGGTGTGAACAACTGCTCCCACAACGAGGACGCTGGGGTGGAGTGCGCTTGA